In Phyllopteryx taeniolatus isolate TA_2022b chromosome 8, UOR_Ptae_1.2, whole genome shotgun sequence, one genomic interval encodes:
- the znf296 gene encoding LOW QUALITY PROTEIN: zinc finger protein 296 (The sequence of the model RefSeq protein was modified relative to this genomic sequence to represent the inferred CDS: deleted 1 base in 1 codon), with protein sequence MSRRKLGSRPQHLSAIHESPDSADASVPPPQDHRSTPHILTSDGGGDGDLLTCGQCSRAFPLAHILAFIQHKQGNCLPRNQTADARAAPPPPARRALQQHCATAPPSARTTVAAFAALGPGFIELRREEAAARDQVWGAELDVKVEPGKAGYEEPSYFTCQQCESVLPSAWALLQHAQHTHSFNIYQEDDDDYDVRVRGGLKENKPVTATLDPRRLSQALASAFQPSTLHLARARPTPAALHANNLQALNFSERLRELAVGTNNNSNIPAIGSPGGLAPSPSSSPPAASPFPQTGVLQSDLHCKLCNHSFQSPRALSTHRRTHACERPYHCGVCGQAFSQSGHLARHIRSHHREAAGSGYESADVMVIESNRGRFQMQPVKAMLEVRAQGSSELDMTLPKHPNLASSLMMLPSQVRPPDRELLRLYQTQRDAGEEEVETQGEPRNNSPCASPSEGSLESGETGGSGESGIASGNCTPKRPETSERPEIIDFSSAKVSEAVQEWQRDNERRNTGGGSAKVMSGSATKKKKDEACEYCGKQFRNSSNLTVHRRSHTGERPYRCGLCSYACAQSSKLTRHMKTHGAQGAKAPFLCQLCAVPFTVYATLEKHLKKVHGLTHASVGTYAQASAAVIKAEEAAAVVKMEEEEASLDQIATMVKERQDQDGGGTGGPAMMEGAVALTPAP encoded by the exons AATCTCCTGACTCAGCGGACGCAAGCGTCCCCCCGCCACAGGACCACCGCTCGACCCCACACATCCTGACCTCCGACGGGGGCGGCGACGGTGACCTCCTGACATGCGGCCAGTGCAGCCGGGCCTTCCCCCTGGCGCACATCCTGGCCTTCATCCAGCACAAACAGGGCAACTGTCTCCCCCGAAACCAAACCGCCGACGCCCGCGCCGCGCCCCCCCCACCCGCCCGCCGGGCCCTGCAACAACATTGCGCCACCGCC CCCCCCTCCGCCAGGACCACCGTGGCCGCCTTCGCCGCGCTGGGACCGGGCTTCATCGAGCTGAGGAGAGAGGAGGCGGCGGCCAGGGACCAAGTCTGGGGGGCGGAGCTTGATGTGAAGGTGGAGCCCGGCAAAGCAG GGTACGAGGAGCCCTCCTACTTCACCTGCCAGCAGTGTGAGAGTGTGTTGCCCTCTGCCTGGGCCCTGCTGCAGCACGCCCAGCACACGCACTCCTTCAATATCTACCAGGAGGACGACGATGACTACGACGTCCGAGTGAGAGGAGGCTTGAAAGAGAACAAACCTGTCACGGCCACGCTGGACCCTCGCCGCTTGAGCCAAGCGCTCGCCTCCGCCTTCCAGCCCTCCACCCTGCACCTGGCTCGCGCCCGCCCGACGCCTGCTGCTCTGCACGCCAACAACCTACAGGCTCTGAACTTCTCTGAGCGGCTGAGGGAGCTTGCTGTGGGCACCAACAATAACAGCAACATCCCTGCCATCGGCTCGCCAGGGGGCCTGGCACCATCCCCGTCGTCCTCCCCGCCTGCAGCGTCCCCCTTTCCTCAAACGGGAGTCCTCCAGTCCGACTTACACTGCAAGCTGTGCAACCACAGCTTTCAGTCCCCGCGCGCCCTGTCCACCCACCGCCGGACACACGCGTGCGAGAGGCCATACCACTGCGGAGTGTGCGGCCAGGCCTTCTCCCAGAGCGGTCacctggcccgccacatcaggAGCCACCACCGGGAGGCTGCAGGGAGCGGCTATGAATCAGCAGACGTGATGGTAATTGAGTCCAACAGGGGGAGGTTTCAAATGCAGCCAGTGAAGGCGATGTTGGAAGTGAGAGCACAAGGCTCCTCAGAATTGGACATGACCTTGCCCAAGCACCCCAACCTCGCTTCAAGCCTGATGATGCTCCCCTCACAGGTCAGACCTCCAGACAGAGAGCTGCTGAGGCTCTACCAGACCCAGAGGGATGCTGGTGAGGAGGAGGTCGAGACGCAGGGGGAGCCGCGGAACAACTCCCCCTGCGCCAGCCCCTCCGAGGGCTCCCTGGAGAGCGGGGAGACAGGAGGCAGCGGCGAGAGCGGCATTGCGAGTGGGAACTGCACGCCCAAGCGGCCCGAGACTAGCGAGCGGCCCGAGATCATTGACTTTAGCTCGGCCAAAGTCAGCGAGGCGGTGCAGGAGTGGCAGAGAGACAACGAGCGGAGGAACACCGGCGGAGGAAGCGCCAAGGTGATGTCCGGCTCAGCGACCAAGAAAAAGAAGGACGAGGCCTGCGAGTACTGCGGCAAGCAGTTCCGCAACAGCAGCAACCTGACGGTGCACCGCCGCAGCCACACGGGCGAGCGGCCATACCGCTGCGGACTGTGCAGCTACGCCTGCGCTCAGAGCTCCAAGCTGACGCGGCACATGAAGACGCACGGCGCCCAGGGAGCCAAGGCGCCCTTCTTGTGCCAGCTGTGCGCCGTGCCTTTCACCGTCTACGCTACCCTGGAGAAGCACCTGAAGAAGGTGCACGGCCTCACCCATGCCAGCGTAGGCACCTACGCCCAGGCGAGCGCCGCCGTCATAAAGGCCGAAGAGGCGGCGGCGGTTGTGAagatg